The window TGCCATCCCGGGGATTGCCACTATACCGACGGCAACTACAAAGCAATGCGACGCATGGCATTGCTTACCCGGATGCTCGAGCAGCTCGGCATCGAAAAAGAGCGCGTATCCCTGGACTGGGTCTCTGCCTCCGAGGGTAACCGGTTTGTCTCAATCGTTAACGACATGACAGCCAGGATAAGAAAGCTCGGTCCCCTGGTCAAGGAATCATAATGACTGATAAAGGCCGAGGTTTCTTACGGATTCCCAGCTTTTATTATTACCTTTTTTACTATTCCTCTATCTTCTTTAGTACTTCCGGATTTAGTAAGTTCTCCAAACATACAACAGCTTTGTTATAGGAGTCTTCTAGCTTAAACCAATCTAAATCAATAGCTGAATCTTTGCTCATATGACACTTGTCATCAGATATAGTTGACCTTATAGCGATACTAGCTAATCTGAATGCGCCCAGAGCGTGCGACATTATACCACGTACCTCGTTATCCAGATAGATTGACGCTGCCACCTTAGCTTTCAAATAAGAATCCTCTTTTGTTACAACCTCATCTATATACTCTTGGTAGGTAGACGGAGCGTAATTCCCATAACGGTTCACAGCAAAATAGCAATCAACCAACGAGGTAAATAGATTATTTAAAGCGTCAATCTTCCTCCCCAAAAAGTAATCAGCGTACCACCTTTTTTCTTCGGACCCTCTCTTTCTTGATTCATTACGTTGCGTTAACCAAACAGCCAATAGAGTGCTAGCAGCAGTTATTATCGGTGTGACTATAGCAATTATCGTTGTATCCATTTTGGAGACGCTCCCCCTTACTCAGGTAGAACGATTCTATCCCCATACAGCATGGGTGTCAATAAGATCTATGTTTGCAGAGAGGACTGATGAGAGGATTCGGTTGAAATAACCGATGTTTTTCCGAATGGTGGGC is drawn from Dehalococcoidales bacterium and contains these coding sequences:
- a CDS encoding hydrogenase iron-sulfur subunit, with translation MSFEPVITVFMCNWCSYRGADLAGTSRMKYAPNVRPIRVKCSGRVEPTFIVKALQAGADGVLVLGCHPGDCHYTDGNYKAMRRMALLTRMLEQLGIEKERVSLDWVSASEGNRFVSIVNDMTARIRKLGPLVKES